The Tamandua tetradactyla isolate mTamTet1 chromosome 23, mTamTet1.pri, whole genome shotgun sequence genomic interval cttggtaacctatactataagtttacatattctaattagtttatattagtgaaatcataacaatatttgtccatttatatCTACTTATTTCACTAGCATTATGTCCTTATGATTCATCCATGTCGTtgcgtgcttcaggacttcattccctcttATTGCTGAATATTActtcattgtatgtgtataccacattttgtttattcattcattggttgatggacaattgtgaataatgccactgtgaacatcagtgtgcaaatgtctgttcatatccctgctttcagatcttctgggtatatagcaaGTAGTGGAATTACTGGattatagggcaactcagtatttcgtttcctgaggaaacaccaaactatcttccatagtggctgcaccattttactttcccaccatcAATGAgttagtgttcctatttctccacatcctctccaacactggtaGTTTACTATTTGTTTCATAGTGGCCATACTaataggtgtgagataatatctcattgtggttttgattggcatttcccttatagctagtgaagatgagcatcttttcatgtgttttttagccttttgtattttgtcttcagaaaaatacctattcatgtctttgcccattttataattatgttatttctctttttgttgtagggtttccttgtatatatatatatatacatcaaacccttaccagataggtggttaccaaatattttctcccattgaattggctgccttttcatccttttgacaaagtctttgaagcacagaagtattcactCTGTAGGtggttttatttgcttttttcttttgttgcttgtgctgtgGGTGTGAGGCCTTacaagctacctcctatcaccaggtcttgaagatgttttcttatattttcttctaggagttttatgtctCTGTCCCAGTACCATGTGCTTTGACCGTGGGTGTAAGGCCttggaagctacctcctgtcACCAAGTCTTTAAAGCTTGGCTTTAtcataagctttaaagtcaggaagtgggTCCTCTCACTTTTTggttgtttttggctattcaaggcccttttcccttccaaataaatttgataactaggtTTTCCAGTTCTgcagagtaggttgttgggattttgattggtattgcatcgaatctgtaaatcaatttgtgtagaattggcatcttaatgacatttagccctcctgtccatgaacatggaatatttttccacttatttaggactttttaaaaatttttcacagtgttttgtagttttctgtttacatctttggttggatttattcctagatatttgattctttaagctGGTATTGtgagaaaaatttttttccttaattacctCTTCAGAtagctcattattagtgtatagaaactctacTGAATTTTGCCTGTCGAGCTTGTATCCCacctgaatttgttcattagctcaagtagctttgttgtagttttttcagaattttccaaatacaggatcatgttatctgcaaataatgagagttccacttcctttccaatttggatgccttttatttctttttcttgcctaattgctgtagATCCAGGATTTCTGGCACAGTGTTGACCAACTGGTGACAGCAAGCATCCTGggcttgttcctgatctcagggagggaaggctttcagtctttcatcaaatccttcttttaattttttttttgcatgagcaagcaccggaaatcgaacccagatctcccgcatggcaggcgagaactctgcctgctgagccactgtggcccgccccaagtccttcattttcaaaagaattttgccaggtatagaattcctggttaGAAATTGTTTGCTTTTAGCATTTAAAATGTCTTCTTACtgctttctttcctccatggtttccaaaggGCAagtggcatttaatcttattgaggctcccttgtatatgGCATGTTTCTTTCTTGATGCTTTCGaaattctctccttttatttgGCATTCCACAGTTTGATTACAGCATGTTTCAGTGTGAGTCTATTTGCATTTGTCCTGTTTGGAGGTCTTTGAGCaccttgaatgtgtatattcatgactttcattaaatttggaaagttttctttgggtcattctttctttctttttttttttttattgtattttaatagATTTAACTTGCCAAAGACaatgttctttcatttcagttagaaatatttcattttttatttttaaaagatttttttaacgtgatcataccattctacatatgtaatcagtaattcacagtatcatcacatagttgcatattcatcatcatcatcatttcttagaacatttgcatcaattcagaaaaagaaataaagacatcagaaaaagaaataaaacaaaaacagaaaaataaataaataaattatacataccataccccttacccgtccctttcatcgatcactagcatttcaatctaaatttattttaacatttgttccccctattatttttattccatatattctactcatctgtcaacaaggtagataaaaggagcatcagacacaaggttttcacagtcacacagtcatactgtgaaagttatatcattattcaatcatcattaagaaacatggctactggaacatagctctacattttcgggcagttccctccagcctctccattacatcttgagtaacaaggtaatatctacttaatgcataagaataacctccaggataatctcttgactctgtatggaatctcttagccattgacacttggtctcatttccctcttcccccttttggtcaagaaggttttctcaattccttgattgacttttaaaaacataaccacaatacattgtaatgcaaaaattaataataattccttaataGGAAATGTCCTGTTGATACTCAAATTTCCAATTTTCTCATAAATGGTCttgaaggttttgttttgttttataaagcagttttattcccacaccatataatccatccacgTGTAGATTCAGTGGTTCTCAgaataatcacagagttgtgctttcatcatatgatcaattttagaatattttcattgctccaaaaagaaaaaccccataccccttataacCCCCTTTTATTGACACTTGGCATTGGTGTGTAAACTTTGTCACAGTTGATGTAAAAatcctgttaactatagtccatagttgtgctggtttgaatctgtggtggaccccagaaaagccatgtgctttaatcctcattcgatattgctgggtgggagcattttgatagTTCCTATGGacatatgacccacccaattgtgggtggtaacttttggttagattatttccatggaggggGAGttgtttattggaatcctttaaaagaggaaacattttggaaagagttcctTTTGTAAAACtccgagaaagccagcagatgtggccatgttcgccatgtgcccttccagctgagagagaaatgttgaatgtcatcagccttcctgaaccaaggtgtctttccatggatgactctgattggacatttctatagacttattttaattaggacgttttctcagccttagagctgttaactagcaacttagtaaattcccatttttaaaagccggTGTATTggattccggcagctagcaaactagaacatactaatatgaactaaatataatgggcaaactcatggagttaaaactagaatataggtgttctagtttgctagctgccagaatgcaatatatcagaaatggaatggcttttaaatcggggaatttagtaagttacaagtttacaattctaaggccgagaaaatatcccaattaaatcaagtttatagaaatgtccaatttaaggcatccagggaaagatatcttggttcaagaaggccgataaagttcagggtttctctctcatctggaagggcacatggtgaacacagtgtcatctgctactttctctcctggggcttcctgtttcatgaagctccccaggaggcattttccttcttcatctccaaaggttgctggctggtagattctctgctctcttagaaatctctctttctccaaaatgtttcctcttttataggacttcagaaactaatcaagactcacccaaatgtgtggagacacgcctccagctaatccagtttaacaaccactcttgattaaatcacatccccaggagatgatctaattacagtttcaaacatgtaatgctgagtagggattagaagaaatggctgcctttacaaaatgggattaggattaacacatggcttttctagggtacatacatcatttcagacTAGCACATTATGAATCATGCTGCCATGAGCATTCGTGTACAGGTGCCTGTGTGGACAGGTTTTTAGTCCTCATGGGTCTTTACCTAGCAGCAGAATTGCTAGATCATGTGGAAGTTCTGTAACTTTCGAGGAATGCCAAACTGCTTCCCACAGTGTCTGCACTACCACCAATGTTTGAGAGTTGCAGTTTCTCCACAACCTCATCACCACTTGTTGTGGTCCATcgtttttattatagccatcctaacGGGTGTGAAATATTTCTTTGTGCTTAGTTTCTAAGAAATAACATCATAGTCTGTGCAGACTAGCCTCTGCCCCCAAGAACCATGCCTTTTTCTCTCCAGCTGAAACAGAACCTCACGAAGGGAAGAGGAAAGTAGAGTCTCTGTGGCCCATCTTCAGGATCCACCACCAGAAAACACGATACATCTTTGACCTCTTTTACAAGCGGAAAGCCATAAGCAGAGGTAATTGGCCAAATTCTCATCTTTTGAGCTTTAGcaactttcatattttatttaagttaAGCTTCTTTTCCTTGCAACCTCAGCAAGTGTCATGACTTTTCTTAGCACTAAAAAAAAGAGGGGTAGGTGGTGCAGCATTcaataaacattctttttaatgAAGATGGTGCCAGGCCAAGCACTGGGGAAGATTTGTTCCATGGTGTCTGATGCCCTTTCCATGTTCTTTTTACAGAGCTCTATGAATACTGCATTAGGGAAGGCTATGCAGATAAAAACCTGATTGCAAAATGGAAGAAGCAGGGCTATGAGAACTTGTGCTGTCTGCGCTGCATCCAGACCCGGGATACAAACTTTGGAACCAACTGCATCTGCCGGGTTCCTAAAAGCAAGCTGGAAGTGGTAAGTTCTCTCTCCCTGAATGGCTTCGTGATTGAGCTTGATGctgttttcagttctaaggtcTGCCCTCAGCAATTCTAAGgaattttgtgttcttttgtGCTGGGATAATTTTGTTACGGGTGTTCCCCTAGGAGCAAGTCACCTGGTCAAAAATCCATCTGCAGAGTTGGGCAAGGACAGCATTTGTAGATGTGGGGCCAGTCTCCCCTCCCTTTGAGCCTGTTTCTTTCCCTATAAAACGGAGTGATGAGACCCACCTTGGAGAGCTAAGTCAGAAAGGGGTAGTCTGATCCACGTGAGctctcacccccaccctgcccagccCCTTTCCCCAGGCCTTCTGCTTGCTAACTATTACCACTCACTCCTGGAACCCTCTTCCAGAACTAAACTGGACACCTGGGAGTGGTGCTTAGTACCTAGCAGTTCCAGCCTCAACAGTGGAACTGCAGAACAGGCAGAGGAGCAGCTGTGATGCTGGCTGTAGTGGCCATCAGTGCTTCCCCTCGGCCACCAGCTTGCCCATCTCTTGGCTCTCACAGGAGCCTCATTGCTCTGCTCCTTTACACTGAGGCACTAGTTAGGATGCGGGGGGCAGTGTCTTTGCACCAAGTTCAGTAACTCAGCCTATGGGGCAGTGGTAAGACGGGGTTGGGGCTCCCTCTGGTTGCTCACACTCAGCACCTAGCCAGAAGCTCAAGGACAGGAGTGGTGAGCAGTGGAGAGGGCAGGGGGTGCCTCCCTGAGGGACAGCTCTGGCATTATCTCTGATCGGGGCAGGGAAGGTAGCAGAAACCCTAATCTGAGAGCTCCAGGAGCCAAAACAGAGCCTGGCTTAGATTTAGTTGGGTTTCAGCACAGGATCTTGTTTGCTTAGATGAGTTCTATCTCTCTAGAGagaaacaggagatatctgtaaataggatatttataaaagtgtctcacacaaccatggggatagAAGGGTCCAAaatctagggcaggccacgaagctggcaactccagtcAAGTTCCTCAGTGCACTCTACAGGAGAGACCGGCAGAAGGAAGTAGTGAAAATCATCTCTTCTCCTTAAGagtcttcaaatgattggatcaaatccaataGGCTGCATTCTCTTGTCGTGGAAGATACACTCGTAGATGATCTCAGATTTAATCAATCACAGGTGCAGTCGgctgactggtgatttaataaaccagccttctttatcaaccagccatgagatACCGCTGCAGTAggggtcaggccagtgcttgcctgaccagacaattgggcgtcattacctggccaaattgacaccagaacccaaccaacCATCACATCTCTAAAATCTTCCATTCTGAGCAGTTCCCCTTCCGACCCCCATGCAGGAGCAGACCCACCTCCAACTTACTGAGCCCAATAATGAGGCTTTTTTGGTCCAGTGTGCATAACTGAATTTGCATAAATTTAACTGCACGTGTAAATGGGCTGTGTTCACAGTTAACGTAGCTGTTTCTGTCTTCATGAGGTAACTGACTTTGCTCCCCATCTCCCCACCACAGATTGGCACTAGCACTGAGGGATTTCTGAGGAGTGCTGTCCTGTAGGGAGGGGATTGTGGACTGTCTTTCCTGGGGCACAGCATCACAGCAGCTCCTTCGTTGCAGGGCCGGATCATCGAGTGCACGCACTGTGGCTGCCGAGGTTGCTCTGGCTGAGGCCCTGAACCCATCCCGCCCCTGACTCGACCTCACAGGCATCGGTCTTCTGTGTACCCTGGTCCTGGGAGCAGCTCTCCTCCACAGAGAAGCCCACCCCAGCCTGAACTGGAGCCTGGTCTCTACAGGTGAAGGCTTTTGGGATTCATCAATTGGGGTTTGTAACAATAAAACCTTTAACCTCCTGGGCCCTGCATTCGTTCTTTCACAGAGCACCAGGCCCTGGAGAGAGATGCTCCTCCACTTAGGTTCTGTGCAACTGGCTAGCTCACAGGCCTCACCTTGGCTGGGGACAGGCTTTCAGGTGAGTGAGCATTCAACCTAAACCTGTGAAGGAGGCTGAGCTACTTGGGGACCTGCCATGAGCTGGCCAGCTACCTTGTCCCCCACCTCTCTCTCACACATGAGTCTCGAATAGCACGGGTATGTTCACCTTTCTTTAACATAAAATGGACTCTGGGGCTTTCACAAAGTACTGTAAAGTCTGTATACCCTGTTCAAGCTGTGCTGTAAGTCCCCAGCTCCATGAGGTGCCTCTGTTGTCACCTATCCCCAAAGTTTCTGTCACTGTCAGCCTCTGTCCCAGAGCCTTGATCTCCCTTGGGCTTAGTCCTGAACTTCTGCCAGGGGTGGGGGGTTTCTTCTGCTGGCATCACTTTCAGCCACTGCTTGTAATAAGCCCGAAAGCCATCGATCTTCTCCAGGTAGGTGTTCTTCCCTTTGTACTGTAAACAGAAAACATGGAGTTTAGTAGGCTAGAGAAGCGGTGACtgtaatcatgtcatctgtagcTAACCCCAAGGTAGAAAGCTGTTAATGCTCATATGGGAGTGGCTTGCTGTATCACAGGTAGGTCCAGATTCCCATCTGTTTATAATCACCTTCCTAAACGTGCACTGCTGTGCTCCTCGACCCACCGCTGCCCCAGCCCCGCAAGCAGGAATCGCTGTGTCCCATGAACCCTGCCTTTACAGTCTGCCATGTGCTGCCTCCAAATTGCCACCATCCCCATCACCTCAGCCCTGTGCCCACAGTCTctagggaggaaggaacagagCAAGAGATGCCCAGACAAGAAATCTAGCAGAGGAATGTTTGGTACAAGGTTGACAGTTTTGTTTTTGGTACAAGGTTCAAGATTCAAAAGAAGAGTTGATTATAAAGCTGTATGGACCCAACAGTGCCTCAGAATATACAAGGCAACCttaataagaactaaaactatcaaactcctggaagaaagcatcttcaggaccttgttgtcttaggcagtggtttctcagactttacaccaaaagcacaagtaacgAAAGAATAGAGacatcaccaaaattaaaaacctttgtgtaTACATCCAAgttctttatcaagaaagtaaaaagaaaacctacagaaagggagaagatatttagaaaccatgtatctgataaggctCTGAGTTAGAAGACCCCACACTGAGCCATGAGAGCGTGATCTACTCGGGACAGCAGAAAGAGAAGTGGTTGTCAAAAAAACAGGTCCACCACACTGTGCCCTGCCCTGCTGCTGCCCCATGTGTTCAAATTCAGTCTGTAGGCAGCGCCAGGCAACGTGCTTACACAGGGAATGGGGGAGCAGGGCAGATATATGGTCACCCTGGCCCTTCCCACAGATGCTTAGGACCCAGTAGAAAAGAGCTGCACTCATGAACACAATCACAGACAAAGCGTGCTAAGTGCTCTGTGTAGTGAGGAGGTGTGGAGTGGGATACCGAGGAAGAGCCACTGAAGCAGTGACTTGCAGGatggggagtgccttctgcatgCCACCAGGAGCCCTGTCAAAGCAAGAGGGAACAGAAAAGCTCCAAGGCAGGGAAAGCCTGGTGGTATCTGGAAGGTGGCAGAAGCTAGTGACAGTGAACCACGGGAAAAGAGGCCTGAGAGGAAGTGAGCAGTGTGGCCAGGCACTTTCAGGCTGGGCTTTTTCAGGGGGGTTAGATTTTCTCCTAAGGGGAGCCTTCAACAGCTGTAAACCAGGGAATGGCAATCCTAAAATGCAAGGAACAGCAGTGAGTGGGTTCAGGAGCCCATGAGCATGGTAGAGCTTGATGCACTCACCCGGTCAAAGGTGGGTGGGTACTGAGCAGCAAACTCCAGCTGGCGGACGACCACCTCATTCACTGGGACCTTGTTCTGCTTCATGTCCTTGAGGATGTTGATGAGGTAGGCATAGTCCAGCTGCTTGACGGCTGCGTTGATGAGGGCGCTGTAGATGTGGGTGTTGGGAGTCACCTGGGATTTCTAGAATGTCAGAAGCGTATAAGTGACCGAGAGCGGGGCGGTGTCAGGACACAGCAACTCCCTGCACCATGTCCAACTGGAGGCACAAGCCTGCTGACTGGGTCTACTCTGAAGACCAGCGGCCAAGGCAACAATGGGCTGTGCTCTATCCTCCAGCAGGAGTATGCGTGGGCCCTGCTCTGGAAGTCTGCCCACTCGGACCTGCCCTCAGTCCCAAGGGACAAGCCGCTCTCAAGAGTTCAGCTGGCTCAGCTGACCTATGGAGAGCCCCCCCAGCTCTTGACAGTGAGTTTACCCAGTGCTGAACAGGTGAGACCAGTAGTGTTTAGAGGGGACGTTACTGTGGGGACACAAGCAACTAGAGCCCAGGAAATGACCTCTCCTGAGGTCAGATGAAAACCACTTGACAGGGCAGGATGTGGGTCAATCTCaagggctttgaaaactacttcCCTGGTTCCCCAAGAATTCTAACATGCTCCCAACTGGCTGCATGTCCCTACTCCAGGCACACTCTCAGCCCTCTGGAGTACTGGGGCTGAGCAAACCCAGCCTCTATCTCACACCACTGCCAACTTCCACTTAACATCCACTGCTCGCAAATGCCCAAacccgcagtggctcagcagattCTTCCCAGGTGGAAGCAGAACTCTTCCCACTCTCCCTGCCCCCAGTATCCATCCTGTCTGCATGCAGAAGCTCCCACCAGTGTTCCCATCAGCTCACAGGCGCCCTACCCAGGCCTGGAACCTCTCACCTTCATGTCCGCAAGCAGCTGCAGCCCATCCCTGGGCCTACGGCACCCAATGGCCAGGCTGCAGAAAGTCTGCAGGCTGGGGATGAGTCCCCTCTTTGCTAGGACAGGCAACAGAGTCTGTGGGGACAGACAATGTCATTATGACCCACCAGCTCTGGTGAGAAGCTCCTCTGACCAAGCCATGGCAGGACGTTGGAGACCCTGGGGCACAGCTCTGCTCCAAGGCTCCTCAGCTGCCCATGTACCCCTGGCCTGAATCTGGTATTGAAGGTCCGGCGTTCCACCCAGCCCCACAGATGCAGTGTCTGCCTGCATCTGCTTCCCAATGAAGGCCCCTAGCCAATCTCATTCCTTCCTTGACAACCAATGTTGAGTATCTCCCACTGCTCTCTAGCCAGCCTTTCCCACACCCCCTGCACTCCTCTGTTCAGCGCTTACTGAGCACCAGCCCAGGGACCACAGAAGCTCAGTGGCCTAGGCAGGAGGCAGAGGTCACCCACTCTGCCTAGCAGGGTCAGGGAGAGCCCATGGTAGGAGCCTGTCTAAAAGAGGGTGGGCTCTGCATGGTGGGCTTGAAGGCAGGCGCTATGTCTGTCAGGTTGGTACTTCTGACAAAAAGAGCTTAACATAAAAGCTTGTCGTTatattcctggcccatgcacccactctctgccaaaaaataaaaagactgactGGGCCAGGAATGGGGCCAGCTGAGCTTCCACCACAAAACTAACAAACACTAAAGAACAGACAGGCCTTGTACAGGCCACTATGGTTTTGTGACCAAAAAGCTGGCTGGCGAACCAGAAGGACTCAGGTTCAAAAACAGGCTCCTTCACTTCCAAGCTGGGGATGTGGGCACGTCATGGGGCCTCTAAGAGATGAACCAATGGGGAACAGGTAGGAGCCCCAGGCTCATGTGCTGGCTCCATCCCTCACTAGTATGGAACCAAGGGCACAGGGTGTAACCTGcacttccttgtccctgtctgTGAAGTGGGGAAAACCACAAACCTTCAGGCATGATCAGCAGAGAAACCAGTGGTTGTTTCACTTAGAGCTGTACCTGGCACTGACAGTGAGGGGACAGTTGTGGGGGGACTGAGGGGAAGGACCCTCCAAGCACTATCACAAGTCATAAGGCCTCCTGAGACTTGCCTGGGAGTGTTCCCGTGGCACCCAGCAACCCCAGCACCAGCAACGTGTCTCATGTCCACATGCCCATCCCCAGCTACCAGCCCCCTGAGGGGGCAGGCGTGTGTGGAACTGGTCAGTGTTGGGCACCTGGCACCTCATGCAGGCCCAGTTCCTCAGGCTCCGAGGCCTCCAGAGGTGAAGTGTCCAGTGCCTGTCCCTTACCTTAGCCCCCTCCAAGTCCCCGTGCTTGCTCCTTTTCCTCATCAGTGTGTTGAAGAACGTCACATCCACCTCCACATGATGCGTGTCCAGCAGGGTCAGCAGCGAGGACTCTGCAGGGCTCCCGGGTGCTACAATCTCAGCCAGCAGTGTGAGGGTTCTGATGTCAGGCTGGAGTCCGTGCTCTGCCATCTTACTCAGGAAACCTTCCATGCCCCCCATCAAGGCCAGCCTGTCTGCTGGAGTGGCCACTGCCCCAAAAGAGACCACAGCTGGGGGGACCACCCCG includes:
- the BUD31 gene encoding protein BUD31 homolog, encoding MPKVKRSRKAPPDGWELIEPTLDELDQKMREAETEPHEGKRKVESLWPIFRIHHQKTRYIFDLFYKRKAISRELYEYCIREGYADKNLIAKWKKQGYENLCCLRCIQTRDTNFGTNCICRVPKSKLEVGRIIECTHCGCRGCSG